GCTGGAGCATGCTGTCGGGCACCCGTTCATGCACTTCCACGCCGGTGATGGTTTTCACCTGGGCGTTGATGCTTTCCATGTGCTGGATGTTGATGGCGGAGATGACGTTGATCCCCGCGCGGAGGAGCTCCTGAACGTCCTGCCAGCGCTTTTCGTTCCGCGAGCCGGGGATGTTGGAATGGGCAAGCTCGTCCACCACCACCCATTCCGGCGCGAGGAGCAGGATGGCGCCCAGGTCCATTTCCTCCATGAGCTTCCCTTTGTAGAAAGCCTGCCGCCGTGGGATCACGGGGAGCCCGGCCACGAGGGCTTCCGTTTCTTTCCGCCCATGCGTTTCGATAAACCCGATCTGGATATTGACGCCGCTGCGCAACAGGGCATGCGCTTCCTGCAGCATGCGGTACGACTTCCCCACGCCGGCGCTCATGCCGATGTAGATCTTGAATTTTCCCCTTCCCGGCTGGCCGGGATGTTGAATTTGTGAAGCCATGAAAACAAAAGCGCGGAGCCCCGAAAGGCCCCGCCTGAATTTTAAAATGAAAACGCCAGTGATGTGGCGATGGAAAAATTCTCTTTCCGGGGCACTTCGCCTTTCGTGAAAATCTCGTCCTTGCTGTTGTATAATTTCCCTTCCAGCCGGAACATCACCTGGCTCACGGGCGACACGTCGAGGTTCAGCGAATAGCCGCTGGTGCGGAAGCCGTTCGGTGTTCCGGTGGCGATGATCACGCCGTCTTTATCGTTATAATATTCGTACCGCCCCGCCATGGCGATATTCTCGCTGAAGGTGTACCGCGCGATGAGGATCGGGCTGAACCAGGCATTCATATCGTTGTTGCCTTTCGAAGGTTGTTCCACCCCGATGTCGCAACCTGCGATGAGGCTCAGCTTGCCAGTGAGGGCAAACGTTCCGTAAAGGTCGTTGAAATAACGCATCTGCCGGACGGAATCGGGCTTGTCGTTCCCAACGAAAGTGCTCCAGTTGAGGGTAACTTTCGATGTGGGTTTGAAGGTGATCTGGGTACCGAAGCCGGGCGTCTGGTTGGCATCGGGGCGTTTGATCCGCTGCCAGCCGTTGAGGTACATGGCGGAGAAGAGCCATTTGTTGTTCGGCGTCCAGGTGATTTTGGCGCCGGCTTCGTAGTACGGCGTATTTTCCGCCATGAGGCTCCTCGTCAGCGTAAAATTATCTTTCCCGATGGCGCTTTCGAACCCGATGTGCGAGGGCATGATGCCCGCATCCACCCATAATCCCTCCCCGATCCGTACCCCCACATTTGCCTCATAAATGTGCCGTACCAGTTCCTGCTCCGCCGCGAGGTTGTAATGGGCGTAGGTGCCGGCCATTACGGCCACGTTCCCCCGGATCCTGTCTGCCGCATAGTTCGCTTTCAGGAAGGCGAGGTTGACGTTCAGCTCATTGTGACGGGTATGGTTGTACAGGAACCCGGGCCTGGTGTGATCGGCGGGCTTATTGAAATCAAATACATAATACGCTTCGGCATAACCGGAGATCGTCAGTTTCGGTTCCGTTTTTTCCGGCGCTTCCTGCGCCATGGTGGCCATCGTACCTGTCAGGGCAATGGCGGTAAGGATGTGTTTTTTCATTTTCTGCATGCGCTGTCTTTTTGAGCTGTTGATGTGTACCGCTCGCGCCGGCCGGGCAGCTCCCGGTCGCGCGGCGGGTACCTCTTTTCTTCGGGTTTTCATAGGTTGGGTTGAGACTAAAAAGGCTAGTGTATTTCGTCTAAAGCCAGATTGAGTTGAAGGACGTGCACCGTAGCCGGGCCAAACATGCCCGCCAAAGGCCCTTTGGTATGGGCGTCCACCAGATCGCGGAGCCGCTGTTCGGATATCCCTCTCAGCTTCGCGATACGCGACACCTGTACCAGCGCGCCTTCCGGGGAAAGATGCGGATCCAGCCCGCTGCCGGAAGCCGTTACCAGCTCGGCCGGAATATCTGACCGCTGTATGCCCGGGTTATGCACCAGGAAAGTATCGATCCGGTCCTTCACTGCCTGGAGGTAATCCGGGTTGGAAGGCCCCTTGTTTGATCCGCCGGATCCCGCGGCATTGTACGCCACCGCGCTGGGCCGCGTCTGGAAATATTCGTCGCCGGTGAATTGCTGGCCTACGTTGGCGTATCCTACTACCAGCCCGCTTTTCTTTACGGTGACCCCGTCGCCCTTGCCGGGCGCCATTTTTGCCAGTCCGGCGATGAAGAGGGGATAAATGCCGGCGGTGAGGAGCACCAGCACGAGGGTCAGTTTCAGCGCCGGGAAAAAATATCGTTTCATGATTTGTTGAGTTTAAAAGAATAAAGCCAATACCATATCGATGAGCTTGATGCCGATGAAAGGCACCACCACGCCACCGAGCCCGTAAATGAAAAGATTTCTACGCAGCAGCGCGCTCGCTCCGATGGGCTTATACGCCACACCCCGTAATGCCAGCGGGATCAGCAGGGGAATGATGATGGCGTTGAAAATCACCGCGCTGAGGATCGCCGTTTCCGGGCTGTGCAGCCGCATGATATTGATCCCCTGCAATGCCGGCACCGACAGGATAAACAATGCTGGCACGATGGCGAAATATTTAGCCACGTCGTTGGCGATGGAAAAAGTCGTGAGCGTTCCGCGCGTCATGAGCAGCTGCTTGCCGATCTCCACGATCTCGATGAGCTTCGTAGGGTCGTTGTCGAGATCCACCATGTTGCCGGCTTCCTTGGCGGCCTGCGTTCCGCTGTTCATGGCCACGCCCACGTCTGCCTGCGCCAGGGCGGGCGCGTCGTTGGTCCCATCTCCCATCATCGCCACCAGCCGGCCTTCCTGTTGCTCCTTGCGGATGTACGACATCTTGTCCTCGGGCCGGGCTTCGGCGATGAAATCATCCACACCGGCTTTGTCTGCGATGTATTTGGCTGTGAGCGGGTTGTCGCCCGTCACCATCACCGTTTTCACCCCCATCCGGCGGAGCCGTTCAAAACGCTCGCTGATGCCGGGTTTGATGATATCCTGCAGTTCGATCACGCCGGTGATTCTCTCATTGACGGCCACCACCAGCGGTGTTCCCCCGTTCCCGGAAATCTGTTTCACCATGTCGGCCGTATCGGCTGGAAAATCGTTTCCGGCCTTTGCACCCAGGTTGCGGATGGCGTCGTACGCGCCTTTACGAATCCGCGTGCCGTCGCTCATATTGATACCGCTGCTGCGGGTTTCGGCGGTAAAGGGCACGAGTTGCGCACCGTTCATACTCAGCTGCGCGGATACTTCGCGCCCGGCCAGCTCTACGATGGATTTGCCTTCGGGCGTTTCGTCGGCCAGGGAGCCCAGCACGCTGTACCGGATGAATTCGTTGCGGTCGTAACCGTTGGCGGGATGGAAGTGCGTGGCTTTACGATTGCCGATGGTGATGGTGCCGGTTTTATCGAGCAGCAGCACATCCACGTCGCCGGCGGTTTCCACGGCCTTTCCGGATTTGGTGATCACATTAGCGCGCAGGGCGCGGTCCATCCCCGCGATGCCGAT
Above is a genomic segment from Chitinophaga pollutisoli containing:
- a CDS encoding porin, which encodes MQKMKKHILTAIALTGTMATMAQEAPEKTEPKLTISGYAEAYYVFDFNKPADHTRPGFLYNHTRHNELNVNLAFLKANYAADRIRGNVAVMAGTYAHYNLAAEQELVRHIYEANVGVRIGEGLWVDAGIMPSHIGFESAIGKDNFTLTRSLMAENTPYYEAGAKITWTPNNKWLFSAMYLNGWQRIKRPDANQTPGFGTQITFKPTSKVTLNWSTFVGNDKPDSVRQMRYFNDLYGTFALTGKLSLIAGCDIGVEQPSKGNNDMNAWFSPILIARYTFSENIAMAGRYEYYNDKDGVIIATGTPNGFRTSGYSLNLDVSPVSQVMFRLEGKLYNSKDEIFTKGEVPRKENFSIATSLAFSF
- the kdpC gene encoding potassium-transporting ATPase subunit KdpC, encoding MKRYFFPALKLTLVLVLLTAGIYPLFIAGLAKMAPGKGDGVTVKKSGLVVGYANVGQQFTGDEYFQTRPSAVAYNAAGSGGSNKGPSNPDYLQAVKDRIDTFLVHNPGIQRSDIPAELVTASGSGLDPHLSPEGALVQVSRIAKLRGISEQRLRDLVDAHTKGPLAGMFGPATVHVLQLNLALDEIH
- the kdpB gene encoding potassium-transporting ATPase subunit KdpB, producing the protein MKTKDNTLFPAALVREALAQSFVKLNPRLLVRNPVMFTVLLGTIVMLIVTVYAGISHDASQGSFGYNFTVFIVLLLTVLFGNFAEAIAEARGKAQAESLRRTREDTPAKRILTVGEIFTDEIKVVPSSRLQKGDLFVCEAGDVIPADGEIVQGLASIDESAITGESAPVIREAGGDKSSVVGGTKVLSDRIVVRVSAGVGESFLDKMIALVEGASRQKTPNEIALTILLASFTLVFIIVCVTLKPFADYAQTPITIAAFISLFVCLIPTTIGGLLSAIGIAGMDRALRANVITKSGKAVETAGDVDVLLLDKTGTITIGNRKATHFHPANGYDRNEFIRYSVLGSLADETPEGKSIVELAGREVSAQLSMNGAQLVPFTAETRSSGINMSDGTRIRKGAYDAIRNLGAKAGNDFPADTADMVKQISGNGGTPLVVAVNERITGVIELQDIIKPGISERFERLRRMGVKTVMVTGDNPLTAKYIADKAGVDDFIAEARPEDKMSYIRKEQQEGRLVAMMGDGTNDAPALAQADVGVAMNSGTQAAKEAGNMVDLDNDPTKLIEIVEIGKQLLMTRGTLTTFSIANDVAKYFAIVPALFILSVPALQGINIMRLHSPETAILSAVIFNAIIIPLLIPLALRGVAYKPIGASALLRRNLFIYGLGGVVVPFIGIKLIDMVLALFF